A genomic region of Haliaeetus albicilla chromosome 8, bHalAlb1.1, whole genome shotgun sequence contains the following coding sequences:
- the HAUS8 gene encoding HAUS augmin-like complex subunit 8 isoform X1 has product MAAEAEEGMSRLASDSSTMVAGGEVSTNKRKGGRIVKSRYLQYDKKDAKKDASANSFLSPAAKPSSATKPRSVLQKCKTSADVLPNSLNQSSFEKGDLQSTLLDEGKISRPDLDLSAINDTAVRKKTPGSKSASKEGTGTCQKTKQVGNDSDALMEELESQTLLLTYLRVKAEKNLAELEKKAEKNLLMLCEEKERQQEKLYELKREILLKEREQKLDDALDKQIEVLSSLVPVCGQFKDQYKSFAASLDATRHELPIKNIHIEGDMLTYLDELQKQLTITQELLTEVMPSYSEESAKAFSVLKDLKGVSQQLDKELQRSFTEVQNLSFAVTKEVSLHNQRICEEKNGLDVVKHWYFN; this is encoded by the exons ATGGCGGCTGAGGCGGAGGAAGG GATGTCCAGGCTGGCGAGCGACTCTAGTACTATGGTGGCGGGTGGAGAAGTGTCTACGAATAAGCGGAAAG GAGGAAGAATCGTCAAGTCTCGCTACTTGCAGTACGACAAGAAAGACGCCAAGAAG GATGCTTCAGCAAATTCCTTTTTATCACCTGCTGCTAAACCATCTTCTGCAACTAAACCAAGATCAGTTCTTCAGAAATGTAAAACTTCTGCTG ATGTTCTCCCTAACTCATTAAATCAGAGTAGTTTTGAGAAAGGTGATTTGCAGTCCACTTTATTGGATGAAGGTAAAATTAGTCGACCGGACCTTGATCTTTCAGCTATTAATG ATACAGCTGTCCGCAAAAAGACTCCTGGTTCAAAATCTGCTTCCAAAGAAGGTACAGGGACATgtcaaaaaaccaaacaagtg ggaAATGATTCTGATGCTCTGATGGAAGAGCTGGAATCTCAGACACTGCTTTTAACTTACCTAAGAGTAAAG gcagaaaaaaatcttgccgagctggagaaaaaagcagaaaaaaacttgTTAATGTTGtgtgaagaaaaggagagacaaCAGGAGAAGCTCTATGAGTTGAAGCGTGAAATTCTACTCAAAGAGAGAGAGCAGAAACTTGATGATGCATTAGACAAGCAG ATAGAAGTACTTTCTTCCCTTGTTCCAGTTTGTGGACAGTTTAAAGACCAATATAAAAGCTTTGCAGCTTCCCTGGATGCCACTAGACATGAATTACCCATAAAGAATATTCACATAGAAGGAGATATGCTAACATACCTTG ATGAACTGCAAAAGCAATTAACTATCACACAGGAACTTCTGACAGAAGTTATGCCAAGCTACTCAGAAGAAAGTGCAAAAGCATTTAGTGTGCTGAAAGACCTTAAAGGAGTTTCTCAGCAACTGGATAAAGAGCTTCAAAG GAGCTTCACAGAAGTGCAGAACCTGTCATTTGCAGTTACTAAAGAAGTTTCTCTGCATAACCAAAGAATATGCGAAGAGAAAAATGGACTAGATGTTGTGAAACACTGGTACTTCAACTAA
- the HAUS8 gene encoding HAUS augmin-like complex subunit 8 isoform X2 yields the protein MSRLASDSSTMVAGGEVSTNKRKGGRIVKSRYLQYDKKDAKKDASANSFLSPAAKPSSATKPRSVLQKCKTSADVLPNSLNQSSFEKGDLQSTLLDEGKISRPDLDLSAINDTAVRKKTPGSKSASKEGTGTCQKTKQVGNDSDALMEELESQTLLLTYLRVKAEKNLAELEKKAEKNLLMLCEEKERQQEKLYELKREILLKEREQKLDDALDKQIEVLSSLVPVCGQFKDQYKSFAASLDATRHELPIKNIHIEGDMLTYLDELQKQLTITQELLTEVMPSYSEESAKAFSVLKDLKGVSQQLDKELQRSFTEVQNLSFAVTKEVSLHNQRICEEKNGLDVVKHWYFN from the exons ATGTCCAGGCTGGCGAGCGACTCTAGTACTATGGTGGCGGGTGGAGAAGTGTCTACGAATAAGCGGAAAG GAGGAAGAATCGTCAAGTCTCGCTACTTGCAGTACGACAAGAAAGACGCCAAGAAG GATGCTTCAGCAAATTCCTTTTTATCACCTGCTGCTAAACCATCTTCTGCAACTAAACCAAGATCAGTTCTTCAGAAATGTAAAACTTCTGCTG ATGTTCTCCCTAACTCATTAAATCAGAGTAGTTTTGAGAAAGGTGATTTGCAGTCCACTTTATTGGATGAAGGTAAAATTAGTCGACCGGACCTTGATCTTTCAGCTATTAATG ATACAGCTGTCCGCAAAAAGACTCCTGGTTCAAAATCTGCTTCCAAAGAAGGTACAGGGACATgtcaaaaaaccaaacaagtg ggaAATGATTCTGATGCTCTGATGGAAGAGCTGGAATCTCAGACACTGCTTTTAACTTACCTAAGAGTAAAG gcagaaaaaaatcttgccgagctggagaaaaaagcagaaaaaaacttgTTAATGTTGtgtgaagaaaaggagagacaaCAGGAGAAGCTCTATGAGTTGAAGCGTGAAATTCTACTCAAAGAGAGAGAGCAGAAACTTGATGATGCATTAGACAAGCAG ATAGAAGTACTTTCTTCCCTTGTTCCAGTTTGTGGACAGTTTAAAGACCAATATAAAAGCTTTGCAGCTTCCCTGGATGCCACTAGACATGAATTACCCATAAAGAATATTCACATAGAAGGAGATATGCTAACATACCTTG ATGAACTGCAAAAGCAATTAACTATCACACAGGAACTTCTGACAGAAGTTATGCCAAGCTACTCAGAAGAAAGTGCAAAAGCATTTAGTGTGCTGAAAGACCTTAAAGGAGTTTCTCAGCAACTGGATAAAGAGCTTCAAAG GAGCTTCACAGAAGTGCAGAACCTGTCATTTGCAGTTACTAAAGAAGTTTCTCTGCATAACCAAAGAATATGCGAAGAGAAAAATGGACTAGATGTTGTGAAACACTGGTACTTCAACTAA